A stretch of DNA from Catenulispora acidiphila DSM 44928:
AGCTGCTGACGGTCGGCGGCGCGTTCTTCTTCGCCCTGCACATCGTGGGCTTGGGCGAGTGGTCGCACCGGCACGACGCGTACGCCCTTGCGGTGGTGCAGATCGGGACGGTCGCGGCGGTCTCGCTGCTGCTGGCGCTGGCCGGCGACACCGAGCACGGCAGGCACACGCTGACGCTGCCGCCGGACACCGCGGGCTGGGCCGCGGTCGGCGTGACGGCGCTGCTGGGAACGGCGGCGGGCTTCTTCCTGCAGACCTGGTCGCAGGCCCGGATGCCGGCGACGCGCGCCGCGGTCGTGCTGACGATGGAGCCGGTGTTCGCCGGCGTGACCGGCGTGCTGGCAGGCGAGACGCTGGCCGTCCGCGGCTGGATCGGCGCGGCGCTGGTCCTGGCGGCGATGTACGCGGTGGAGCTGGGACCTCGGCGCCAGAGGTAGGGACAAGCGCGGAATCGGTTGTAGGGCACCAGATCGCTCGCCTACCCGCTCACCTACGTGCTCAGCTATCCGCTCGCCCGACCACGAGCCCTGATCCCCGAGCCACCCCGATTACCAGACCTCGCCTCGCCTCGCCTCGCCTCGCCTTGTCTCGCCCCGCCCTCATCCGTCCGCCGCGAGCTCCGCCCGAGCGATCTCCGCGTCGTACTCCCCCGCGTCGAAACGGAACTCCGGGAGCACCGGCGCGGGACCGTTCAGATCGCGCCAGCCGGCCCACACCACGTGCTCGCCGTCCAGGCGGATGGTCACGGCCAGCGCACCGCAGCACTCCGGTGCGCAGTCCGCCTCGGCCAGGACCACCTCGCGCGGTTCGGGGGCGGCGCGCAGTTCGCCGTTCGGCCGGAGCAGGACCTCCGGCGGCAGGCCGGGGCCGGAGACGAACGACTCGCGGATCATGTCGCGGCCGTCGATCACCGGACGGACGGCTGCCTCGACGCCCCAGTGCGCCGACGCGCCGATCTCGATCTGGATCCTGCTCAGCCCCGTCGCCATGTCCTGATTCTGACACTCCGCCCCCGCCCGGCGCGCGCAGGTGCCTCAGCCGTCGTTCTTGTCCTCGCCGGGGAAGTCCTTGTCCGGGAGGTCGTTGCCGGGCAGATCGTTGTCGTTCTCGGCGTCGTCCTCGCCGCGGCCGAGCGAGTCCACCTCGACCTCGAGCCCGAGGCGCTCGGCCAGCCAGCCGTTGAAGCCGATCGAGGCCTGCACCCAGTTCATGACGCTGGAGACGAAGTAGTCGACGTTCACGCCCTGCGGCACGACCATCTGCGACTCGCCGACGAGGCGCAGCACGCCCTCCTCGTTGGTGTGCGTGTAGACCTTCGGCCACAGCGAGTCCCGGTTCCACTCGTCGATGACGTCGAGCAGTTCCTGCTTCTCCTCCAGCGGGTACGCGCGCTCGTAGAAGGCGCGCACCGCGAACAGCTCCTTGTTCTCGCCGCGGAACATGGCGTAGACGCGGAAGCCCGGCCAGGAGGCGACGATGTCGCCCTCGTCATCGGTGCCGTACTTGATCCCCACCTGCTCGAACAGGTCGCCGATCAGGTTCGGGTCCGGCTTGATGATCGGCGGCGGGCCCTGCGGCGGCTGCTGCGGGCCGAAGTTGGGGATGGCTCCCGGGTCGATGGTCATGCGTTGTCCTCAGCGGCAGATTCAGAAGTTGGCTCTTCCATCCTGTCATCACCGGGCCGCGAGGCTGTACTCCAGGCGACACGCGCCCCACGCGGTGCTGTCGGCATTGTGGCCGAGGCGCCGCCGGGATCGGCCGCCTGTCGCCTGATGTTCACCCGATGGCTGCCTTCGCCGGAGCCCGG
This window harbors:
- a CDS encoding type III secretion system chaperone family protein, with the protein product MTIDPGAIPNFGPQQPPQGPPPIIKPDPNLIGDLFEQVGIKYGTDDEGDIVASWPGFRVYAMFRGENKELFAVRAFYERAYPLEEKQELLDVIDEWNRDSLWPKVYTHTNEEGVLRLVGESQMVVPQGVNVDYFVSSVMNWVQASIGFNGWLAERLGLEVEVDSLGRGEDDAENDNDLPGNDLPDKDFPGEDKNDG